In one window of Micromonospora cathayae DNA:
- a CDS encoding TIGR03089 family protein, translating to MADDVARVFAAAIAPDPTRPLLTWYDDATGERTELSGATLANWVAKTANLLVDDVATGPGGTVGVLLPPHWQTAAVLLGCWSAGVTVAGAPGPVEALAGTPGPVDALFAAADRVGEADAWAAGERYALALAPFAAPLRELPAGWADYVIEVRGHGDHFSPYAGGGAELVPHAAGRARELGLAGGDRVLVDAARHPDPVDWLLAPLSVGASIVLCGNLDPARVESRLAAEKATRALT from the coding sequence ATGGCCGACGACGTTGCCCGGGTGTTCGCCGCCGCGATCGCGCCCGACCCGACCCGACCCCTGCTGACCTGGTACGACGACGCCACCGGCGAGCGGACGGAGCTGTCCGGGGCGACCCTGGCGAACTGGGTGGCGAAGACCGCCAACCTGCTCGTCGACGACGTCGCGACCGGTCCGGGCGGTACCGTCGGCGTGTTGCTCCCGCCGCACTGGCAGACCGCCGCCGTGCTGCTCGGCTGCTGGTCGGCCGGAGTGACCGTGGCCGGCGCGCCGGGGCCGGTGGAGGCGCTGGCCGGCACGCCGGGGCCGGTGGACGCGCTGTTCGCCGCCGCCGACCGGGTGGGCGAGGCGGACGCCTGGGCCGCCGGGGAACGCTACGCGCTGGCACTCGCCCCGTTCGCCGCCCCGCTGCGCGAGCTGCCCGCCGGCTGGGCCGACTACGTGATCGAGGTACGCGGGCACGGCGACCACTTCAGCCCGTACGCCGGTGGGGGTGCCGAGCTGGTGCCGCACGCGGCCGGGCGCGCCCGGGAACTCGGCCTGGCCGGCGGCGACCGCGTGCTGGTCGACGCGGCCCGCCACCCGGACCCGGTGGACTGGCTGCTCGCCCCGCTGAGCGTGGGCGCGAGCATCGTGCTCTGCGGCAACCTGGACCCGGCCCGGGTCGAGTCCCGCCTGGCGGCCGAGAAGGCCACCCGCGCCCTGACCTGA
- a CDS encoding glycosyltransferase family 4 protein — protein sequence MTAGRPPRVLIDATSVPADRGGVGRYVDGLLGALGKVTGSGVDLAVVSLRTDQERYARMLPGAEVIPAPAAVAHRPARLAWEQTGLPLLAQQVGAQVLHSPFYTCPLRAGCPVTVTVHDATFFTEPEHYDKSRRTFFRSAIKTSLRRASRVIVPSKATRDELIRLLDADPTRIDVAYHGVDHSAFHAPGDEEKARVRARLGLADSSYIAFLGAKEPRKNVPNLIRGWARAVADRPNPPALVVAGGQGHDDDIDRAVADVPSHLRLLRPGYLRYADLPGFLGGALVAAYPSYGEGFGLPILEAMACAAPVLTTPRLSLPEVGGDAVAYTSEDPDQIATDLAALLDDESRRLALAKAGFDRAKEFTWESSAEVHIAAWTRARA from the coding sequence GTGACCGCCGGTCGCCCGCCCCGCGTGCTCATCGACGCCACCAGCGTCCCCGCCGACCGTGGGGGCGTCGGTAGATATGTCGATGGCCTGCTCGGCGCGCTGGGCAAGGTCACCGGCTCGGGAGTGGACCTCGCCGTGGTGAGCCTCCGCACCGACCAGGAGCGGTACGCCCGGATGCTGCCCGGCGCCGAGGTGATCCCGGCCCCGGCCGCGGTGGCCCACCGGCCGGCCCGGCTGGCCTGGGAGCAGACCGGCCTGCCGCTGCTGGCCCAGCAGGTCGGCGCGCAGGTGCTGCACTCGCCCTTCTACACCTGCCCGCTACGGGCCGGCTGCCCGGTCACGGTGACCGTGCACGACGCGACGTTCTTCACCGAGCCGGAGCACTACGACAAGTCCCGCCGCACGTTCTTCCGCAGCGCCATCAAGACCTCGCTGCGCCGGGCCAGCCGGGTCATCGTGCCCAGCAAGGCCACCCGGGACGAGCTGATCCGCCTCCTGGACGCCGACCCGACCCGGATCGACGTGGCGTACCACGGCGTCGACCACTCGGCCTTCCACGCCCCCGGCGACGAGGAGAAGGCCCGGGTCCGGGCCCGGTTGGGGCTGGCCGACAGCAGCTACATCGCCTTCCTCGGGGCCAAGGAGCCGCGCAAGAACGTACCCAACCTGATCCGGGGCTGGGCGCGGGCGGTGGCCGACCGGCCCAACCCGCCGGCCCTGGTGGTGGCCGGTGGCCAGGGCCACGACGACGACATCGACCGCGCCGTCGCCGACGTCCCGTCCCACCTGCGGCTGCTGCGCCCCGGGTATCTGCGCTACGCCGACCTGCCCGGCTTCCTCGGTGGCGCGCTGGTCGCCGCCTACCCGTCGTACGGCGAGGGGTTCGGCCTGCCGATCCTGGAGGCGATGGCCTGCGCGGCCCCGGTGCTCACCACGCCCCGGCTGTCCCTGCCCGAGGTGGGCGGCGACGCGGTCGCCTACACCAGCGAGGACCCGGACCAGATCGCCACCGACCTGGCCGCCCTGCTGGACGACGAGTCCCGCCGGCTGGCGCTGGCCAAGGCCGGCTTCGACCGGGCCAAGGAGTTCACCTGGGAGTCCAGCGCCGAGGTGCACATCGCGGCCTGGACCCGGGCCCGCGCCTGA
- a CDS encoding mannose-1-phosphate guanylyltransferase, whose product MLYAVIPAGGSGTRLWPLSRAGHPKFLHPLTGSTRSLLQATVDRLAPLTTPERTLVVTGAAHVAAVARQLAGLPEENILVEPSPRDSCAAIALAAAVIAERDPEAVMGSFAADHLIGAPDRWAETVREAVRGAERGLLMTVGITPTRAETGYGYLETGDPVDGGPLRPVAEFKEKPEAPVAEAYLRSGRHLWNASMFVWRVDVFLAELARQQPALHAGVTAIAAAWGTPEQDDVLGTVWPTLPKISVDYAVMEGAATAGRVATVPGDFGWNDVGDFHTLGEVLPADERGNVVLGGDGKPGVLLHDSADLVVVAQSGRLVATLGVRDLIVVDTPDAVLVCPRDRAQDVKKLVDELKERGEEGLV is encoded by the coding sequence ATGCTGTACGCCGTCATTCCGGCAGGTGGCAGCGGCACAAGGTTGTGGCCGCTGTCCCGCGCCGGGCACCCCAAGTTCCTCCATCCGCTCACCGGTTCCACCCGGTCGCTGTTGCAGGCCACCGTGGACCGGCTCGCGCCGCTGACCACCCCCGAGCGGACCCTGGTGGTCACCGGGGCGGCGCACGTCGCGGCGGTGGCCCGGCAACTCGCCGGACTCCCGGAGGAGAACATCCTGGTGGAGCCGTCGCCCCGGGACTCCTGCGCGGCGATCGCCCTCGCCGCCGCGGTGATCGCCGAGCGCGACCCGGAGGCGGTGATGGGGTCGTTCGCGGCCGACCACCTGATCGGTGCGCCGGACCGCTGGGCGGAGACGGTCCGTGAGGCGGTCCGGGGCGCGGAGCGCGGCCTGCTGATGACGGTCGGCATCACCCCCACCCGGGCCGAGACCGGCTACGGCTACCTGGAGACCGGCGACCCGGTCGACGGCGGTCCGCTGCGCCCGGTCGCCGAGTTCAAGGAGAAGCCGGAGGCCCCGGTCGCCGAGGCGTACCTGCGCTCCGGCCGGCACCTCTGGAACGCCAGCATGTTCGTCTGGCGGGTGGACGTCTTCCTCGCCGAACTGGCCCGGCAGCAGCCGGCCCTGCACGCCGGGGTCACCGCCATCGCCGCGGCCTGGGGCACCCCGGAACAGGACGACGTGCTCGGCACGGTCTGGCCGACCCTGCCGAAGATCTCCGTCGACTACGCGGTGATGGAGGGCGCGGCCACCGCCGGCCGGGTCGCCACCGTGCCCGGCGACTTCGGCTGGAACGACGTCGGTGACTTCCACACCCTCGGCGAGGTGCTCCCCGCCGACGAGCGGGGCAACGTGGTGCTCGGCGGCGACGGCAAGCCCGGCGTGCTGCTGCACGACAGCGCCGACCTGGTGGTGGTCGCCCAGTCCGGCCGGCTCGTCGCCACCCTCGGCGTCCGGGACCTGATCGTGGTGGACACCCCGGACGCGGTGCTGGTCTGCCCCCGTGACCGCGCCCAGGACGTCAAGAAGCTGGTCGACGAACTCAAGGAGCGGGGCGAAGAAGGCCTCGTCTGA
- a CDS encoding NUDIX hydrolase, producing MPDTVPITETLVDLHADATAVLTGWTPTSPAAAAARERTLALLAAGPVAMTREHRPGHLTASVLIVDADGDRLLLCLHGKFKQWVQLGGHCELTDRSLVGAALREATEESGIAGLRIDPVPIDLDIHPVPCQGGSFHHDVRFVVLAPAGAVERVSAESDALGWFPADGLPTPRLGGVDQLVAPGLATLRRGLLRPAP from the coding sequence GTGCCCGACACCGTTCCGATCACCGAGACCCTCGTTGACCTGCACGCCGACGCGACGGCCGTGCTGACCGGGTGGACGCCGACCAGCCCTGCCGCCGCCGCGGCGCGCGAGCGGACCCTGGCGTTGCTCGCCGCCGGCCCGGTGGCGATGACCCGGGAGCACCGACCCGGCCACCTCACCGCCAGCGTGCTGATCGTCGACGCCGACGGGGACCGGCTGCTGCTCTGCCTGCACGGCAAGTTCAAGCAGTGGGTGCAGCTCGGCGGGCACTGCGAGCTGACCGACCGGAGCCTGGTCGGGGCGGCGCTGCGCGAGGCGACCGAGGAGTCCGGCATCGCCGGGCTGCGCATCGACCCGGTCCCGATCGACCTGGACATCCACCCGGTTCCCTGCCAGGGCGGTTCGTTCCACCACGACGTGCGGTTCGTGGTGCTCGCCCCGGCCGGCGCGGTGGAACGGGTCAGCGCCGAGTCCGACGCGCTGGGCTGGTTCCCGGCGGACGGGCTGCCCACGCCCCGACTCGGCGGGGTGGACCAGCTCGTCGCGCCGGGCCTGGCGACCCTCAGACGAGGCCTTCTTCGCCCCGCTCCTTGA